From a region of the Daphnia magna isolate NIES linkage group LG1, ASM2063170v1.1, whole genome shotgun sequence genome:
- the LOC116925935 gene encoding zinc finger C4H2 domain-containing protein, with protein MAAFMSSEGKERIIFAQLEALKEIRQKTLSLERLKQRLLQEVKAAENEEKNLGEFRQEMELLLQEKMAHVEELRQIHADINAMESVIKQAEDARNKAVEVARHLYNEYRPMKAEVDRTRRECLGLDTLPDLQEEDGNHIPPGFFEKPKLEWMPEREDSTPSALASLTMTAAGVGSGGHQSVGSGFLPPPPPQAPLVMGNSNRGEARNLAPPPGSAGPSPAFRQQPPPMKSCMSCHQQIHRNAPICPLCKAKSRSRNPKKPKKKE; from the exons ATGGCGGCCTTCATGTCAAGTGAAGGAAAAGAACGGATTATATTCGCACAATTAGAAGCACTTAAGGAAATAAG ACAGAAGACGCTGAGTTTGGAGCGCCTCAAACAACGCTTGCTACAAGAGGTGAAGGCTGCtgaaaatgaagagaaaaatttAGGCGAATTTCGCCAAGAAATGGAGCTTTTACTCCAAGAAAAAATGGCACACGTGGAAGAACTTCGGCAGATCCATGCAGATATTAATGCG ATGGAGTCAGTGATCAAACAGGCAGAAGATGCCCGTAATAAAGCAGTGGAGGTGGCCCGGCATTTGTATAATGAGTATCGCCCAATGAAAGCTGAAGTAGATAGGACTCGCCGTGAGTGTTTGGGATTAGACACTCTTCCAGATTTGCAGGAAGAAGATGGGAATCACATTCCTCCAGG GTTCTTTGAAAAACCAAAGCTTGAGTGGATGCCAGAGAGGGAAGATTCAACTCCATCTGCTTTGGCCAGTCTAACCATGACTGCTGCTGGGGTGGGATCTGGAGGGCATCAGAGTGTAGGTAGTGGTTTTCTGCCTCCACCTCCTCCCCAAGCTCCACTTGTAATGGGGAACAGCAATAGAGGAGAAGCGCGAAATCTGGCTCCTCCGCCAGGATCAGCCGGACCATCGCCAGCCTTTCGTCAGCAACCGCCGCCAATGAAGTCGTGCATGTCCTGTCATCAGCAAATTCATCGCAATGCTCCCATTTGCCCATTGTGTAAGGCAAAGTCACGCTCACGTAATCCTaaaaaaccaaagaagaaagagtgA